A DNA window from Moorella thermoacetica contains the following coding sequences:
- a CDS encoding DUF2508 family protein — protein MELGPREELEKMAEAIREAREEWLAAQRFFAEVTEPDLVDQAIYRLEAAERRYMYLWKVVRNRGQALHNFDL, from the coding sequence ATGGAACTGGGACCGAGGGAAGAATTAGAAAAAATGGCTGAAGCCATCAGAGAAGCCAGGGAGGAATGGCTGGCGGCCCAGCGTTTTTTTGCCGAAGTTACGGAACCGGACCTGGTTGATCAGGCCATCTACCGGCTGGAGGCTGCAGAAAGAAGGTATATGTACCTGTGGAAAGTAGTCCGTAACCGGGGACAGGCCTTGCATAATTTCGATCTGTAG
- a CDS encoding pro-sigmaK processing inhibitor BofA family protein, with product MAGDTIQLLFAALFLLFLIYLLGSIFLKPLKLVLKIIINSFFGLLILWAFNFFGAYFHFFIPLNWLTVLIAGFLGLPGLVLLIFLRLVLGA from the coding sequence GTGGCAGGCGATACCATCCAGCTCCTTTTTGCTGCCCTGTTCCTGCTCTTCCTGATTTATCTCCTGGGCAGTATTTTTTTAAAACCCCTGAAGCTGGTCTTGAAAATCATAATCAACTCCTTCTTTGGCCTGCTAATCCTCTGGGCCTTTAATTTCTTCGGTGCCTATTTTCACTTTTTTATCCCTTTAAACTGGCTCACAGTCTTAATTGCCGGTTTTCTGGGCCTGCCAGGCCTGGTCTTGCTGATTTTTTTACGCCTGGTACTGGGAGCCTGA